One genomic window of Mesorhizobium sp. CAU 1732 includes the following:
- a CDS encoding ABC transporter permease → MTTVDIVLPTAANVATTSTGRRPGSFWRSAMLGLILPVTLAAGWEVAVQAGWAEGRLLPPPSRIAATLWSLTEDGELLIHIGATLWRVAVGFLLGAALGIAVGAVAGYSRLFRALVDPTIQGLRAIPSLAWVPLFILWLGIFEESKVALIAVGVFFPVYLGVTGSVLGVDRKIVEVGRIFRLKGYKLVTRILVPAILPNVVLALRTGLGLGWMFVVAAEIMGAAEGLGYLLVDGQQLGKPDQIVAAILVFAVIGKITDALIVAASTPFLRWQDSYESST, encoded by the coding sequence ATGACAACCGTCGACATCGTGCTGCCGACGGCTGCGAATGTGGCCACGACCTCGACGGGCCGGCGGCCCGGAAGCTTCTGGCGATCGGCCATGCTGGGGCTCATCCTTCCCGTCACGCTCGCGGCAGGATGGGAAGTCGCCGTGCAGGCCGGTTGGGCGGAAGGGCGGCTTTTGCCGCCACCCAGCCGCATCGCCGCGACGTTGTGGTCGCTGACCGAAGACGGCGAGCTTCTGATCCATATCGGCGCGACGCTCTGGAGGGTGGCGGTCGGGTTCCTACTGGGTGCTGCACTGGGCATCGCGGTGGGGGCTGTGGCGGGTTATTCGCGCCTGTTCAGAGCGCTCGTCGATCCGACCATTCAGGGCCTTCGGGCGATCCCATCGCTGGCATGGGTTCCGCTGTTCATCCTCTGGCTCGGCATTTTCGAGGAATCGAAGGTGGCGCTGATCGCGGTCGGCGTGTTCTTTCCCGTCTATCTCGGTGTCACCGGATCGGTGCTCGGCGTCGATCGCAAGATCGTCGAGGTCGGCCGCATCTTCCGGCTCAAGGGATACAAGCTGGTGACGCGCATCCTCGTGCCGGCGATCCTGCCGAACGTCGTTCTCGCGCTGCGGACGGGCCTGGGGCTTGGCTGGATGTTCGTGGTGGCCGCCGAGATCATGGGCGCGGCCGAAGGGCTGGGCTACCTGCTGGTCGACGGCCAGCAACTCGGCAAGCCCGACCAGATCGTCGCGGCCATTCTCGTCTTCGCGGTCATCGGAAAGATCACCGATGCGCTGATCGTCGCTGCGAGCACGCCATTCCTGCGCTGGCAGGATTCCTACGAGAGCAGCACCTGA
- a CDS encoding aliphatic sulfonate ABC transporter substrate-binding protein yields MALATLASVGLASPAFAQVKEVTIDFATYNPVGLLLKKNGWLEESLKEDGISVRWVQSLGSNKALEFLNAGSIDFGSTAGAAALIGKINGNPIKSVYVYSRPEWTALVKPEGSDIGAVEDLKGKRVAVTRGTDPHIFLIRALADHGLTEKDVQFVLLQHPDGKAALVRGDVDAWAGLDPLMAAAEVEDGAELFYRKPELNSWGVLNVREAFAQENPELVTRVIEAYERAREYSIENPAELVAALVEVARLPEEVIARQIERTEITHSRIGDDQKETILQAGLALQSAGVVENGVDVKAVVDNLIDPSYHPSED; encoded by the coding sequence ATGGCCCTTGCCACGCTCGCTTCCGTTGGCCTCGCTTCGCCGGCGTTCGCGCAGGTGAAGGAGGTCACGATCGACTTCGCAACCTACAATCCGGTCGGCCTGCTGCTCAAGAAGAACGGATGGCTCGAGGAAAGCCTCAAGGAAGACGGCATCTCCGTGCGCTGGGTTCAGTCGCTCGGGTCCAACAAGGCGCTGGAATTCCTCAATGCGGGCTCGATCGATTTCGGCTCGACGGCCGGGGCCGCCGCGCTCATCGGCAAGATCAACGGCAATCCGATCAAATCCGTCTATGTCTATTCGCGTCCCGAGTGGACCGCGCTCGTGAAGCCGGAAGGCAGCGACATCGGTGCCGTCGAGGATTTGAAAGGCAAGCGCGTCGCTGTCACGCGCGGCACCGATCCGCACATCTTTCTCATCCGTGCGCTGGCGGACCACGGACTGACCGAAAAGGACGTGCAGTTCGTGCTTCTGCAGCATCCGGACGGCAAGGCCGCGCTGGTGCGCGGCGACGTGGATGCGTGGGCGGGACTGGACCCGCTGATGGCAGCCGCGGAAGTCGAGGACGGCGCCGAACTGTTTTATCGCAAGCCGGAGCTGAATAGCTGGGGTGTCCTCAATGTGCGCGAGGCCTTCGCTCAGGAGAACCCGGAACTCGTCACGCGCGTCATCGAGGCGTATGAGCGTGCGCGTGAATACTCCATCGAGAACCCGGCTGAACTCGTCGCCGCGCTTGTCGAGGTCGCGCGGCTTCCCGAAGAGGTGATCGCACGCCAGATCGAGCGGACCGAAATCACACACAGCCGGATCGGCGACGACCAGAAGGAAACCATCCTTCAGGCGGGTCTCGCTTTGCAGAGTGCAGGCGTCGTCGAGAACGGCGTCGACGTGAAGGCAGTGGTCGACAACCTCATCGACCCAAGCTACCACCCCTCCGAAGACTAA
- a CDS encoding HlyD family type I secretion periplasmic adaptor subunit: MKKTPEKTANRSIDRHLRTAMLASSILVLGFGGWAATTELSGAILASGHVVVDANVKKVQHPFGGVVSRINVKNGERVREGDVLMSLDPTVARANLGVITKNLDALAVRQERLEAERDGLDGIDLPRELSARIDAAELETLMETELSFFRSRRSVRDGQRAQLQERILQSEQQIGGLHLQVSAFENGIELISEELEGLEKLYTKKLVSVTRLMQLRRDESEMRGSHGQAIAEIAQAKGRIAEVKLQQLQIDEDLRAEVAGELAQVREKATELVERKSAALDQLQRIDLRAPADGIVHELSAHTVGGVIEAGAALMLIVPDTGDLSIEARIEPQDRDQIYVGQPAILRLTAFNQRTTPELKGEVKVVAADLVEDARTGMQYYPVRISLMSGESAKLEGKALSPGMPVESFVQTGYRTVMSYLVKPLADYLMRAFRGD, translated from the coding sequence ATGAAAAAGACCCCGGAAAAGACCGCGAACCGATCGATCGATCGCCATTTGCGGACCGCGATGCTGGCGTCGAGCATTCTCGTCCTCGGCTTCGGCGGATGGGCGGCCACGACCGAACTGTCCGGAGCGATCCTCGCCAGCGGGCACGTCGTGGTCGATGCGAACGTCAAGAAGGTGCAGCACCCGTTCGGCGGCGTCGTTTCGCGCATCAACGTGAAGAACGGTGAGCGCGTTCGCGAGGGCGATGTCCTGATGAGCCTCGACCCGACGGTGGCGCGCGCCAATCTCGGCGTCATCACCAAGAACCTCGACGCGCTCGCCGTCCGGCAGGAGCGGCTCGAGGCGGAGCGGGACGGTCTCGACGGCATCGATTTGCCGCGCGAACTGAGCGCGCGGATCGACGCAGCGGAACTGGAAACGCTGATGGAAACCGAACTGTCCTTCTTCCGGTCGCGACGCAGCGTTCGTGATGGCCAGCGCGCCCAGCTTCAGGAGCGCATCCTTCAATCCGAGCAGCAGATCGGCGGGTTGCACCTTCAGGTGAGCGCGTTCGAGAACGGCATCGAACTCATCAGCGAGGAGCTGGAAGGACTGGAGAAGCTTTATACGAAGAAGCTCGTTTCCGTGACACGGCTCATGCAGTTGCGGCGCGACGAGAGCGAAATGCGCGGCTCGCATGGGCAGGCGATCGCCGAGATCGCGCAGGCCAAGGGGCGCATCGCGGAAGTGAAGCTGCAGCAGCTTCAGATCGACGAGGATCTTCGCGCCGAAGTCGCGGGCGAACTCGCGCAGGTCCGCGAAAAGGCGACGGAGCTCGTCGAGCGGAAATCCGCGGCGCTGGATCAGCTCCAGCGCATCGATTTGCGCGCACCGGCGGACGGGATCGTGCACGAGCTCTCGGCCCATACGGTCGGTGGCGTGATCGAAGCGGGGGCTGCCCTGATGCTGATCGTGCCGGATACAGGCGATCTTTCGATCGAGGCACGCATCGAGCCGCAGGATCGCGACCAGATCTATGTCGGCCAACCGGCAATCCTGCGCCTGACCGCATTCAACCAACGCACGACGCCGGAGTTGAAGGGCGAGGTCAAGGTCGTCGCGGCCGACCTCGTGGAGGATGCGCGGACGGGGATGCAATATTACCCGGTCCGGATTTCGCTGATGTCGGGGGAAAGCGCGAAGCTGGAGGGCAAGGCGCTCTCGCCCGGAATGCCGGTGGAGTCCTTCGTCCAGACCGGATATCGAACGGTCATGTCCTATCTCGTGAAGCCGCTCGCGGATTATCTGATGCGCGCGTTCAGGGGAGACTGA
- a CDS encoding type I secretion system permease/ATPase, with protein sequence MAAIASRKRAFIGVALLSAIVNVLHLTGSLFMLEIYDRVLPSRSIPTLIGLAAIVVLLYAFQALFDILRGRILSRIGVAIDETLGVGIFKSVLARPLSGKRDGDGQQPLRDLDQVKSFLSGAGPSALFDLPWMPLYLFICFSFHTMIGLTALGGALLLVIVTLLTEMMSRRTSRESGAAQQRRNGVTTAGQRNAEVVHAMGMAGRLGDRWSQANTQFVGHQQRMSDITGGFGSVSKVVRLLIQSAVLAIGAYLVIGGAVTPGVMIASSILASRALAPVELAIANWKSFTSARQSWRRIKEHVAARANAKPPLALPAPRLSLSVDMVSGGAPGSNRLLVDGVSLRLAAGDGLGIIGPSASGKSSLARMLVGIWPNWRGKVRLDGAAIDNWTSEALGKHIGYLPQDVELFAGTIAENICRFEENPEPEAIIAAAKSANIHEMVLQFPEGYDTEIGEAGAALSGGQRQRVALARALYGDPFFVVLDEPNSNLDNEGDQALTDALFGIRNRGGIVVVIAHRPSALAGVDQVLVMAEGRSKAFGPKEEILSKLVRPVATPAKMPTAAPFEVVGLKGAAS encoded by the coding sequence ATGGCAGCGATCGCATCGCGCAAACGGGCATTCATCGGCGTCGCCCTCCTGAGCGCGATCGTCAACGTGCTGCATCTGACCGGTTCGTTGTTCATGCTCGAAATCTACGACCGGGTTCTTCCCAGCCGCAGCATCCCGACCCTTATCGGGTTGGCGGCGATCGTCGTTCTTCTCTACGCGTTTCAGGCGTTGTTCGATATTTTGAGGGGACGCATCCTTTCGCGCATCGGTGTCGCGATCGACGAGACGCTCGGCGTCGGAATCTTCAAGAGCGTTCTGGCGCGGCCGCTTTCGGGCAAGCGCGACGGCGACGGACAGCAGCCGCTGCGCGATCTCGACCAGGTGAAGAGCTTTCTCTCCGGCGCGGGTCCGTCGGCTCTGTTCGACCTGCCGTGGATGCCGCTCTATTTGTTCATCTGCTTCTCGTTCCACACGATGATCGGCCTGACCGCCCTTGGCGGCGCGTTGCTGCTCGTCATCGTCACGCTGCTGACCGAAATGATGTCCCGGCGCACCAGCCGGGAATCCGGCGCGGCCCAGCAGCGCCGCAACGGCGTGACCACTGCCGGCCAGCGCAATGCCGAAGTCGTTCACGCGATGGGGATGGCAGGCCGGCTCGGCGATCGATGGTCGCAAGCCAACACGCAATTCGTCGGGCACCAGCAGCGCATGTCGGACATCACCGGCGGCTTCGGGTCCGTGTCGAAGGTCGTCAGGCTCCTGATCCAGTCCGCCGTGCTCGCCATCGGCGCCTATCTGGTGATCGGCGGCGCGGTGACGCCGGGCGTCATGATCGCAAGCTCCATCCTGGCCTCGCGCGCTCTGGCGCCTGTCGAACTGGCGATCGCCAACTGGAAGAGTTTTACCTCCGCGCGGCAGAGCTGGCGGCGCATCAAGGAACACGTCGCCGCCCGTGCTAATGCGAAGCCGCCCCTGGCGCTTCCCGCGCCGCGGCTGTCGCTGTCGGTCGATATGGTGAGCGGCGGCGCGCCCGGATCGAACCGGCTTCTGGTGGATGGTGTCAGCCTGCGCCTTGCAGCCGGCGACGGGCTCGGCATCATCGGTCCGAGCGCATCGGGAAAATCGTCGCTCGCCAGAATGCTGGTCGGCATCTGGCCGAACTGGCGCGGCAAGGTGCGGCTGGACGGTGCGGCCATCGACAACTGGACATCCGAGGCGCTGGGCAAGCACATCGGCTACTTGCCGCAGGACGTCGAACTGTTCGCCGGCACGATTGCCGAGAACATCTGCCGGTTCGAGGAGAATCCCGAGCCAGAGGCGATCATCGCAGCCGCGAAGTCGGCCAACATCCACGAAATGGTCCTGCAGTTTCCCGAAGGCTACGACACCGAGATCGGCGAGGCGGGTGCGGCACTTTCAGGCGGCCAGCGTCAGCGCGTTGCGCTTGCACGAGCGCTCTACGGCGATCCGTTCTTCGTCGTTCTCGACGAGCCGAATTCCAATCTCGACAATGAGGGCGACCAGGCCCTGACCGACGCGCTGTTCGGCATTCGCAACCGAGGCGGCATCGTCGTGGTCATCGCGCACCGGCCGAGCGCGCTTGCCGGCGTCGATCAGGTTCTGGTCATGGCCGAGGGGCGCTCGAAAGCTTTCGGGCCCAAGGAAGAGATATTGAGCAAGCTGGTGCGGCCCGTCGCGACGCCGGCAAAGATGCCCACCGCCGCGCCGTTCGAGGTCGTCGGTCTGAAGGGAGCAGCATCATGA
- a CDS encoding peroxidase family protein codes for MVSYIRSDLDFILAQIRIAEAHADGVPLYGPGGQIPSYNISWGLRTVDGTYNHLLPGQEEWGSADQPFPEGLGTDFRTIMVDPDGAGPLGPMPVSYNPGADNDGPGSAGTGDVFDPTVRTISNLIVDQTLGNPAAILVALQRASIVPAAQQMAVMGTISAAYDAIEPLFEAVTAAEVASAAATAAAAANPEDPDLAAAAAAALQQLADAEAALTSASGALDALLEANGIEMEGANISLPNVAPDEGLSASFNSWFTLFGQFFDHGLDLVGKGGSGTVFIPLMPDDPLYVEGSNTNFMVLTRATVAPGADGILGTADDVRPINTTTAFVDQNQTYASHASHQVFLREYVLNAAGDPVATGNLIQGGNGGMATWGDMKAQAADLLGIQLRDIDVGNVPLLATDQYGNFLRGPNGYPQIVTTAGLIEGDPSANGGLGILVDDPAHVPPYTAIRTGHAFLADIAHNAVPDGLEDGDTEIGGNIPADGQYDDELLDAHYVAGDGRANENIGLTAVHHVFHSEHNRLVQHTKDVVLSDAAAMLANGATQAEAVAFLNEWLVDDVAAVPGSGAGLVWDGERLFQAAKFGTEMQYQHLVFEEFARKVSPSINTFLVPDGFDATLNPSIVAEFAHVVYRFGHSMLTESIDRFDPTFQADHISLIEGFLNPLQFENNGGTTTVDADIAAGAIIRGMTRQVGNEIDEFVTSALRNNLLGLPLDLATINLARGRDTGVPGLNEVRRQFYEASNQNVLLKPYESWIDYAGHLKNEASIINFIAAYGTHALITSQTTIDGKRDAALTIITGTSFGGLVVPADAEDFLNGTGAYATDLGGLENIDLWIGGLAEEIMPFGGMLGSTFGYVFEIQLEMLQSGDRFYYLQRLDGLHLFGEMENNSFAAMIMRNTDATHLPSDVFSTPGLILEVDQTRQFNDLDGNGTLESGDPVGEGILTQLVIRNNPATVGPDSNYLRYTGGDHVVLGGTNGNDILIAGIGDDTLYGDGGNDRLDGGFGNDIINGGDGDDIIVDQGGDDNIKGGAGNDVIHAGPGLDLVLAGAGKDFVFLGTDEGSEVFAGEGDDFIYGNKNAERILGNEGNDWIETGTFDGAPGDNFDEVFAHDGIDGHDVFLGDGGFDEFIGEGGDDIMVGSAGRGKMVGMSGFDWATYKDNTRGVNADLSIPIIFDESPVLPENAALDEYESVEGLSGTRFDDILHGTDEDATSLLPTAQGGTGGGYRGSYLDADGIALINGLQAVLGAGVTSFGAGDIILGGDGNDTITGGGGNDIIDGDKWLNVRISVRQNADGTGPEIASHTSMTTLAAAMFAGTINPGQLVIAREILTANGAGDIDTAVFSGNRAEYTISRDAAGRFVITHTGGTQADGVDTLTNIEAARFADQTLTLVNAAATGAPAISDMTPTEGQVLTASIGTIADGNGITPGSVTYQWQQDTGAGFVNIAGATNANFTPNQTHVNRPLRVVATFTDGLGNVEQRISAVTTVVGDLYVGTAGVNTFIGTAGQDNASGLGGNDTLLGMAGNDLLDGGTGNDTLDGGTGNDTMIGGIGDDTYLVDSALDVVTELAGQGTDTVETTLASYLLGANVENLVFINGGNFSGTGNALNNVIDGGNGNNTLSGLGGNDTLSGLGGVDVLDGGTGNDTLNGGAGNDTLIGGDGNDTLDGGTGNDGMIGGTGDDTFVVDSATDTVTEGAGGGTDIVQTTLASYTLGGNVENLTKTNGGTFSGTGNTLNNVITGGSGNNTLSGGSGNDTLIGLGGNDILDGGTGNDTMIGGTGNDTFVVDSATDTVTEGAGGGTDVVQTTLASYTLGGNVENLTKTNGGTFSGTGNTLNNVITGGSGNNTLSGGSGNDTLIGLGGNDILDGGTGNDTMIGGTGNDTFVVDSAADTVTEGAGGGTDGVQTTLATYTLGGNVENLTKTNGGNFVGNGNTLNNVITGGTGNDTLTGNTGNDTLNGGGGNDTLNGGAGADTLNGGAGNDVFDFNAMTDTGTTAATRDTITGFDGRGAAVGDLIDLSGIAGTFTFIGTTAFASSGVNQVRFRFEGGNTVVEIDNDGSNDVDASFVITGTGNLTAADFLL; via the coding sequence ATGGTTTCCTATATTCGGTCGGATCTCGATTTCATTCTCGCGCAGATCAGAATCGCGGAGGCGCATGCCGATGGCGTGCCGCTTTACGGGCCCGGGGGGCAGATCCCCTCCTACAACATCTCGTGGGGCCTGCGCACGGTGGACGGCACCTACAATCACCTCCTGCCCGGGCAAGAGGAATGGGGTTCCGCCGATCAGCCCTTCCCGGAAGGACTGGGCACCGATTTCCGAACGATCATGGTCGACCCGGACGGCGCGGGGCCGCTCGGCCCGATGCCCGTCAGCTACAATCCGGGCGCCGACAATGACGGTCCCGGATCGGCCGGCACCGGTGACGTCTTCGACCCGACGGTGCGCACGATCTCGAACCTGATCGTCGACCAGACGCTTGGAAATCCGGCGGCCATCCTCGTCGCGCTCCAGCGCGCGAGCATCGTTCCAGCGGCTCAGCAGATGGCGGTGATGGGCACGATCAGCGCGGCCTACGACGCGATCGAGCCGCTTTTCGAGGCGGTAACGGCCGCCGAGGTGGCGTCGGCAGCCGCAACTGCGGCCGCGGCGGCCAATCCCGAGGATCCGGACCTGGCAGCCGCAGCGGCGGCGGCCCTTCAGCAGCTCGCAGACGCCGAGGCGGCGCTCACCAGCGCCAGCGGCGCGCTCGACGCCCTGCTCGAGGCGAACGGCATCGAGATGGAAGGCGCGAATATATCGCTACCCAACGTCGCGCCGGACGAAGGCCTGTCGGCCTCGTTCAACTCATGGTTCACCTTGTTCGGCCAGTTCTTCGATCACGGTCTCGACCTGGTCGGCAAGGGCGGCAGCGGGACCGTGTTCATTCCGCTGATGCCCGACGATCCGCTCTATGTCGAAGGCAGCAACACCAACTTCATGGTTCTGACGCGCGCTACGGTCGCGCCCGGCGCAGACGGCATTCTCGGTACGGCTGACGACGTTCGCCCGATCAATACGACGACGGCTTTCGTGGATCAGAACCAGACCTATGCGTCTCACGCCTCGCATCAGGTGTTCCTGCGCGAGTACGTTCTCAATGCCGCTGGTGATCCAGTCGCGACGGGCAATTTGATCCAAGGCGGCAATGGCGGCATGGCGACATGGGGCGACATGAAAGCGCAAGCCGCCGATCTTCTCGGCATTCAATTGCGCGACATCGACGTTGGCAACGTGCCGCTTCTTGCGACCGACCAGTATGGCAACTTCCTGCGCGGACCGAACGGCTATCCGCAGATCGTCACCACCGCCGGCCTGATCGAGGGCGATCCCTCGGCGAATGGCGGGCTGGGCATTCTGGTGGACGATCCGGCCCATGTGCCGCCTTATACCGCGATCCGCACCGGTCATGCATTCCTGGCCGACATCGCGCACAATGCCGTGCCGGACGGCCTGGAAGACGGCGACACCGAGATCGGCGGCAACATTCCAGCCGACGGCCAGTATGACGACGAGCTTCTCGACGCGCATTATGTCGCCGGCGATGGCCGCGCCAACGAGAATATCGGCCTGACGGCGGTCCATCACGTCTTCCACTCGGAGCACAACCGGCTGGTGCAGCACACCAAGGACGTCGTCCTGTCGGATGCGGCGGCCATGCTGGCAAACGGCGCGACGCAGGCCGAAGCCGTTGCGTTCCTCAACGAATGGCTGGTCGACGACGTGGCGGCGGTTCCCGGCTCCGGCGCCGGGCTGGTGTGGGACGGGGAACGTCTGTTCCAGGCGGCCAAGTTCGGCACCGAGATGCAGTACCAGCATCTGGTCTTCGAGGAGTTCGCCCGCAAGGTTTCGCCGAGCATCAACACCTTCCTCGTGCCGGACGGCTTCGACGCGACGCTCAACCCGTCGATCGTCGCCGAGTTCGCGCATGTGGTCTATCGCTTCGGCCACTCGATGCTGACCGAATCGATCGACCGCTTCGATCCGACGTTCCAGGCGGATCACATCAGCCTGATCGAGGGCTTCCTCAATCCGCTCCAGTTCGAGAACAATGGCGGGACCACGACCGTCGATGCAGACATCGCGGCCGGTGCCATCATCCGGGGCATGACGCGGCAGGTCGGCAACGAGATCGACGAGTTCGTCACCTCGGCGCTCCGCAACAACCTTCTCGGCCTGCCGCTCGACCTCGCGACCATCAACCTGGCGCGCGGACGCGATACCGGCGTTCCCGGGCTGAACGAAGTGCGGCGGCAGTTCTACGAAGCCAGCAACCAGAACGTCCTGCTCAAGCCCTATGAGAGCTGGATCGACTATGCGGGCCATCTGAAGAACGAGGCATCGATCATCAACTTCATCGCGGCCTACGGCACGCATGCGCTGATCACCAGCCAGACGACGATCGACGGCAAGCGCGACGCTGCGCTGACGATCATCACCGGCACGTCGTTCGGTGGCTTGGTCGTACCTGCCGATGCCGAGGACTTCCTGAACGGCACGGGCGCGTATGCCACTGATCTCGGCGGCCTCGAGAATATCGATCTGTGGATCGGCGGCCTTGCGGAAGAGATCATGCCGTTCGGCGGCATGCTCGGCTCGACCTTCGGCTACGTCTTCGAAATCCAGCTCGAAATGCTGCAGAGCGGCGACCGCTTCTACTACCTGCAGCGCCTCGACGGGCTGCACCTCTTCGGGGAGATGGAGAACAACTCCTTCGCGGCGATGATCATGCGCAACACCGATGCCACGCATCTGCCGTCGGACGTGTTCTCGACCCCCGGCCTCATCCTCGAAGTCGACCAGACGCGTCAGTTCAACGATCTCGACGGCAATGGGACACTGGAGAGCGGCGATCCGGTTGGAGAGGGCATCCTCACCCAGCTCGTCATCCGCAACAATCCCGCGACCGTCGGCCCGGACAGCAACTACCTGCGCTATACCGGCGGCGACCACGTCGTTCTGGGTGGCACCAACGGCAACGACATCCTCATCGCGGGCATCGGCGACGACACGCTCTACGGCGATGGCGGCAATGACCGGCTCGATGGCGGGTTCGGCAACGACATCATCAATGGCGGCGATGGCGACGACATCATCGTGGACCAGGGCGGTGACGACAACATCAAGGGCGGCGCCGGCAACGACGTCATCCATGCCGGTCCCGGCCTCGATCTCGTGCTTGCAGGCGCGGGCAAAGACTTCGTCTTCCTCGGCACAGACGAGGGCTCCGAAGTCTTCGCCGGCGAGGGCGACGACTTCATCTACGGCAACAAGAACGCCGAACGCATTCTCGGCAATGAAGGCAATGACTGGATCGAAACCGGCACGTTCGACGGCGCACCCGGCGACAATTTCGACGAGGTCTTCGCCCATGACGGCATCGACGGACACGACGTGTTCCTGGGCGACGGCGGCTTCGACGAGTTCATCGGCGAGGGCGGCGACGACATCATGGTCGGCAGTGCCGGGCGCGGAAAGATGGTGGGCATGTCCGGCTTCGACTGGGCGACCTACAAGGACAACACGCGCGGCGTGAACGCGGACCTGTCCATCCCGATCATCTTCGACGAGAGCCCGGTCCTGCCTGAAAACGCAGCGCTCGACGAGTACGAATCCGTCGAGGGTCTGTCGGGAACGCGCTTCGACGATATCCTGCACGGCACGGATGAGGACGCGACGAGCTTGCTGCCGACAGCGCAGGGCGGCACCGGCGGCGGCTATCGCGGCAGTTATCTCGATGCGGACGGTATCGCGCTCATCAACGGCCTCCAGGCGGTTCTGGGAGCGGGCGTGACCTCGTTCGGCGCCGGCGACATCATCCTGGGCGGCGACGGCAACGACACGATCACCGGCGGTGGCGGCAACGACATCATCGACGGCGACAAGTGGCTCAACGTGCGCATCAGCGTTCGCCAGAACGCCGATGGCACCGGGCCGGAAATCGCCAGCCACACCAGCATGACGACCCTTGCGGCCGCCATGTTCGCGGGCACGATCAATCCCGGACAGCTCGTGATCGCTCGTGAAATCCTGACGGCGAACGGGGCAGGCGACATCGATACGGCCGTGTTCTCCGGCAATCGCGCCGAATACACGATCAGCCGGGACGCAGCCGGTCGCTTCGTCATCACGCATACCGGTGGAACGCAGGCCGATGGCGTCGATACGTTGACGAACATCGAGGCCGCGCGGTTCGCCGACCAGACGCTTACACTCGTCAACGCAGCCGCGACCGGCGCACCTGCCATAAGCGACATGACGCCGACGGAGGGGCAGGTCCTTACCGCGTCGATCGGCACGATTGCCGACGGCAACGGGATCACGCCGGGAAGCGTCACCTATCAGTGGCAGCAGGATACCGGCGCAGGTTTCGTCAACATCGCCGGCGCGACCAACGCGAACTTCACGCCCAACCAGACCCATGTGAACAGGCCGCTGCGCGTCGTGGCGACCTTCACGGACGGGCTGGGCAATGTGGAGCAGCGCATATCGGCCGTGACCACGGTGGTCGGCGACCTCTATGTCGGCACCGCAGGCGTCAACACCTTCATCGGCACGGCAGGGCAGGACAACGCGTCCGGTCTCGGCGGCAACGACACGCTGCTCGGCATGGCGGGCAACGACCTGCTCGACGGCGGCACCGGCAACGACACGCTGGACGGCGGAACGGGCAACGACACGATGATCGGCGGCATCGGTGACGATACCTACCTCGTCGATTCAGCTCTGGACGTCGTCACCGAACTGGCCGGTCAGGGAACCGACACGGTCGAAACGACGCTGGCGTCCTATCTGCTCGGTGCCAATGTGGAGAACCTGGTCTTCATCAATGGGGGTAATTTCTCCGGTACCGGCAACGCGCTGAACAACGTGATAGACGGCGGCAACGGCAACAACACGCTGAGTGGCCTTGGCGGCAACGATACGCTGAGCGGGCTGGGCGGCGTCGATGTTCTCGACGGAGGGACCGGCAATGACACGCTGAATGGCGGGGCCGGAAACGACACGCTGATCGGTGGCGACGGGAACGACACGCTCGACGGCGGCACCGGCAATGACGGCATGATCGGTGGAACCGGCGACGACACATTCGTCGTCGACAGCGCCACGGATACGGTCACCGAGGGTGCCGGCGGCGGAACGGATATCGTCCAGACGACGCTTGCCAGCTACACGCTCGGCGGAAATGTCGAGAACCTGACCAAGACCAATGGCGGAACGTTCTCGGGAACCGGCAATACGTTGAACAACGTCATCACCGGTGGGTCGGGAAACAACACGCTCAGTGGCGGCAGCGGCAACGACACGCTGATCGGGCTTGGCGGCAACGACATTCTCGATGGCGGCACCGGCAATGACACGATGATCGGTGGAACCGGAAACGACACATTCGTCGTCGACAGCGCCACGGATACGGTCACCGAGGGTGCCGGCGGCGGAACGGATGTCGTTCAGACGACGCTTGCCAGCTACACGCTCGGCGGAAACGTCGAGAACCTGACCAAGACCAATGGCGGAACGTTCTCGGGAACCGGCAATACGTTGAACAACGTCATCACCGGCGGGTCGGGAAACAACACGCTCAGTGGCGGCAGCGGCAACGACACGCTGATCGGGCTTGGCGGCAACGACATTCTCGATGGCGGCACCGGCAATGACACGATGATCGGCGGCACCGGAAACGACACATTCGTCGTCGACAGCGCCGCGGATACGGTCACCGAGGGTGCCGGCGGCGGGACGGATGGCGTCCAGACGACGCTCGCCACTTATACGCTCGGCGGAAATGTCGAGAACCTGACCAAGACCAATGGCGGCAACTTCGTCGGAAACGGCAATACGTTGAACAACGTCATCACCGGCGGTACGGGCAACGATACCCTGACCGGCAATACCGGCAACGACACCCTCAATGGTGGCGGCGGAAACGACACGCTCAATGGCGGCGCGGGCGCCGATACGTTGAATGGCGGGGCCGGCAACGACGTCTTCGACTTCAACGCGATGACCGACACCGGGACGACAGCGGCCACGCGAGACACCATCACCGGGTTTGACGGACGCGGCGCGGCGGTCGGGGATCTGATCGACCTCAGCGGAATCGCGGGTACGTTCACCTTCATCGGAACGACCGCGTTCGCGTCGAGTGGCGTCAATCAGGTTCGGTTCCGGTTCGAAGGTGGGAACACCGTGGTCGAGATCGACAATGACGGCAGCAATGACGTCGATGCCTCGTTCGTGATCACGGGCACCGGAAACCTGACGGCGGCGGACTTCCTGCTCTAG